A genomic region of Candidatus Bathyarchaeota archaeon contains the following coding sequences:
- a CDS encoding LUD domain-containing protein, with translation MAIEELAREIIKAQNNVELQIGLKKSVANFSNSVEKVLTRFPELSEMAEYVKGVREKVLENIEYYIEKAIAGINATGARAYLARNSETVLGIIDKIIGERRKIIVKAKSMVTEEVRLREFLAEKGHEVYETDLGEFLIQISKSKPMHVIVPAIHISKEHVARLFEHHLKFQVTENSTHEELVHNFRNFFREKFMKADVGISGANVIAADTGSVFLVHNEGNINNVITLPPVHIVVASVDKIMPTFRDALLQVMVQSAYAGLYPPTYMNVISGISSTADIEYHRVYGAHGAQEVHVILYDGGRIKASKDPLLKEQLRCVKCGRCQISCPIWNVCGNFWGGAVYGGPMGVGWTAVTEGLDNAEPLSWFCLLCNACKEVCPVKVNSAEISRKIRMQSIEKGTIPAKIKEVLENIYKYGNAFGLPRGKRQAWTDEKVPQYKPGVGILYYVGDMGSFHPRAQAAAKALTEILLKANVSFGILGADENCSGSEAYEIGEIGLFEEIARSNIKLFETLKVKEIVTLSPHSYNVMKNFYHAYGGNFTVKHYTQLLWELILNGKLKLQENVKLNKSVTFHDPCFLGRWNNEYEAPRQILKAVPGVNFVEMKRNRQNSLCCGGGSGNCYTGFGCGLISENETSPSRMRVKEAIEAGAEILAVACPSCLIMLEEAVKAEGLENKLSVKDITEVISSNLQ, from the coding sequence ATGGCTATTGAAGAGCTTGCGAGGGAAATAATCAAAGCGCAGAACAATGTGGAACTTCAAATCGGACTTAAAAAGTCAGTTGCAAACTTCTCTAATTCTGTGGAGAAGGTTTTAACAAGGTTCCCAGAACTTTCCGAAATGGCTGAATATGTTAAGGGCGTCAGGGAGAAGGTTTTAGAGAACATCGAATATTACATTGAAAAAGCCATCGCAGGCATAAATGCCACCGGAGCACGCGCATATCTTGCCCGAAATTCTGAAACAGTTTTAGGCATAATCGACAAAATAATCGGAGAAAGAAGAAAAATTATTGTGAAAGCAAAGTCAATGGTGACTGAAGAAGTAAGACTAAGAGAGTTCCTTGCTGAAAAAGGTCACGAGGTTTACGAAACAGACTTAGGCGAATTCCTAATACAGATATCTAAAAGTAAACCGATGCATGTTATAGTTCCAGCAATTCATATAAGTAAAGAACACGTCGCCCGGCTTTTTGAGCATCACCTTAAATTCCAAGTAACTGAAAACTCAACTCACGAAGAGCTTGTCCACAATTTTAGAAACTTTTTCAGGGAAAAATTTATGAAGGCTGACGTTGGGATAAGCGGCGCAAACGTTATAGCAGCTGATACAGGTTCAGTTTTTCTCGTGCACAATGAAGGAAACATAAACAATGTTATTACTCTCCCTCCTGTGCACATCGTGGTTGCGAGCGTTGATAAAATCATGCCAACTTTTAGGGATGCACTCCTACAAGTTATGGTCCAATCAGCCTACGCCGGCCTTTACCCCCCGACATACATGAACGTGATTTCCGGGATAAGCAGCACAGCTGACATAGAGTATCATAGGGTTTATGGTGCTCATGGAGCCCAAGAAGTCCACGTGATACTCTATGATGGTGGAAGAATTAAAGCGTCAAAAGACCCACTCTTAAAAGAACAGCTGCGCTGTGTCAAATGTGGACGATGCCAAATTTCATGTCCCATCTGGAATGTTTGCGGAAACTTTTGGGGTGGAGCAGTTTATGGAGGACCCATGGGTGTCGGCTGGACCGCGGTAACTGAAGGCTTGGACAACGCTGAACCTTTATCTTGGTTCTGCCTGCTCTGTAACGCTTGTAAAGAGGTGTGTCCCGTTAAAGTTAACAGCGCCGAAATTTCCAGGAAGATTAGAATGCAAAGCATTGAAAAAGGAACGATACCCGCCAAAATCAAAGAAGTTCTGGAAAACATTTACAAATACGGCAACGCTTTCGGGCTGCCTCGTGGGAAACGGCAAGCTTGGACTGATGAAAAAGTTCCTCAATACAAGCCTGGAGTGGGCATCCTCTACTATGTTGGCGACATGGGATCATTCCATCCAAGAGCCCAGGCAGCCGCTAAAGCTTTAACAGAAATATTGCTTAAAGCAAACGTTTCCTTTGGAATTTTAGGCGCCGACGAAAACTGTTCAGGCAGCGAAGCCTATGAAATCGGTGAGATAGGATTGTTTGAAGAAATAGCTAGATCAAACATAAAACTTTTCGAAACTTTAAAAGTTAAAGAAATTGTCACGTTATCGCCACATTCATACAATGTTATGAAAAATTTCTACCATGCCTATGGTGGAAACTTCACAGTGAAACATTACACCCAACTCCTCTGGGAGCTTATTTTAAACGGAAAACTCAAGCTTCAAGAAAATGTTAAACTTAACAAGTCTGTGACATTTCACGATCCCTGTTTTCTGGGAAGATGGAACAACGAGTATGAAGCCCCACGACAGATTTTAAAAGCCGTTCCAGGGGTTAACTTTGTTGAAATGAAAAGAAATAGGCAGAACTCCCTTTGCTGTGGCGGAGGAAGCGGAAACTGTTACACTGGTTTCGGATGCGGCCTAATATCTGAAAATGAGACAAGCCCAAGTAGAATGAGGGTTAAAGAAGCAATCGAAGCTGGCGCCGAAATCTTAGCGGTGGCGTGTCCATCATGCCTAATAATGCTTGAAGAAGCCGTTAAAGCAGAAGGGCTGGAAAACAAATTATCCGTCAAAGACATAACAGAAGTAATTAGTTCAAACCTTCAATAA